Genomic DNA from Bacteroidales bacterium:
TTTCAACTTTTCTAATCGTTCTATACACGCAAAAAGGTTTTTCAATTTGTTTTCGTCTTGGTATTCAAGCCAATCGGCATGAAGCATAAATCCATACTGGCAAATATTTACCGGAAAATATTCGTATCTACCATTGATTCCAATCATGGGAACATGCTGATCGTCAAATTTGCCGTCATAGTAATTTTGGGTGTAGTGAACCATAGCTGGACGCATATCAATATAATATACTCCCAAGCTTTTATCCCAACTTACCTTGCCTAATCTTAACGTAATTTTTTTACTCTCCTCTTTCATGGTTTATTTTCATAAAGGTCGAATCCCATAGTTATCGATTATTATTCCTTTAACCATATCCTTAGGAGTAGCAAAGCATATTTTTTCTTTCCCCTCCCATGGAGCTTTGGTACCATCGTGTCGCCATTGACTCGACTTAAAATTCATAAAGTGAATATAAATGAAATTTCGTGCAACATCGCGATTGTTGGTAATTTTACTGTCAATATAATACCACGTATCGGGTTGTTGGCTATTTAATGTTCCATCAAGCCAGGGTTTAAAAACGAACGGCGTGGTGTATTGTTCTTTCAGATAAAGTTTTCGGGTTTTGTAAAATGATAGTTTGTTTAAAAACTTTTCGGGTAGCCTTAGCTTAAATTTATCGTTGACCTTATGTAAATTATTTTGTACATACGCATTGGTTATTCCATGTTCATCAATACCCACAAAATCGGGATGATACAGAGCCTCTTTCCATCGGTATATTTTTCTAAACATTGTTCGGTTTTTCTCATTGTTTCTGAAAAGGGCAAAATGTCCTGAAATGCGGTGGCTGTGGGTTGAAAACACATCGTATTTTGCAAGCAATTCATCGGTATAGAACGAACGAATATCACCAAACAACAGATCAACGTCGCACCAGCCATAAAAATCGTAGTCTTTAAAATCTACTTGATGAATATATCCGAACAATGGACGTAAATCGCAAAGTTTATAAGCGTTGGGAGGATTAAAATTCAATCCTGTAACTTGGTTTACAAACGAAATATAATCGCTAAAAGTAAGCGATCGAACTTTAATGTTTTGGGCATCAAGCAGCGATGTATCGCAATCAGTATAAAACAGAAAATCAATAGTTGAATTACGCTTGATGGTTTCTACAAATAATGCAAACCACTCCGGCCAGCGTCCAAAGTAAGGGATAAGGATTATTATGGAGTTTTTTCTTTTCACTTTACTAACTAAGAATTTAAATAACAAATAATGTTTTCTCCTTTATGCGACAATACAAAATCATAATTTACTAATGTGCTAAAAAACTGTTTTGAGCATCCTTTTCTTAACCAATCATGCAACTCTATTATAATAACTTTTGTAATAGGTAGCCATTGTTCAAAATTACTTTGAAACAATTCAATTTCTGAACCTTCAATATCAATTTTTAAAATATCAATCTGCGTGATCTGGTGTATATTGATGAGATCTATCATCGTCAACGTTTTAACGTTATCCTGATTTTCATGAGTGGATTCCATTACTGAGTAGCCCCACTCTCCAAGATTATTATCTTTTATGCTCAAATCTGCATGTTTATGCCAAATAGCATTATGATATATAACAATATTCTGATAATTTTTAGTGTTTTTTAGTAACATATCATAGTTATTTTTTTCAGGCTCTAATGCTATAATTTTTGATTCAGGAAACTTATTTGCAAAAAAGACGGAAGACAAGCCGATATTTGCCCCTAAATCAATGATTACATTGGGTTTGAATTCAAGCTTTATATTGTACTCCTGATTAAAAAGAACTTGATAAAAGGTTTGAATATCTGAACTTTCAGCCCGTAAATATAAGGGGTACTTATATTCCTTGTGTTTAAATTTTATTTCTTTTTTTCTTGAAATAAATAGCTGTTTAACATAAAAGATAAGACCATTCCAACCAAATCTAAGAAAGTGATTTCGGATATAATTTATTCGTAATAATTGTTTAATTAACTGCATATTTAAATTTATGATTTTGTTTTAATAAATGATTTGAAATAGGATGACACTGTTTTAATATCGTGGTAATTCATCAAATAATAATTACCAAATGGCATTTTTAATTTAATGTGTACAAAATACGCCATGGTTAAAAACGAAGCAAAATAAGTAAAAGTTGACGCTAGTGAAGCACCTACCAACCCAAAATATTTTATTAATATAAAATTGAATACAATATTAACAACAAAACTCAATATTGTTGCATATAAATTATAAATTTGTTTATTGCAAGAAGCTATATAAACAGCATATAATCTTGACACATTTGAAAAAATAATACCTGGCAACAATATTTGAAAAAGAAATGCAGCACTTCTAAAATCCGCTCCATAAATAAGTGGGATAATCCAGTTTGCTATTAAAAAGCTAAAAACAGCCAATAAAATTAATGAAGTGAAATTTATTTTTGAATATTTGTAAAACATTTTTTCTTTTTCTCTTATATTTTCTCCTGATAAAAAGGGCATTAATACATTTCCAATAGGAGCAGAAATCATATTAAAGATTACAATTAAGTTAGTGGCCAATGAAAACAGCCCAATAGCAACTTCGTCAAGATAATAATTCAAAAACCACAAACTTAATCTTGCATTAAAAAAACCAATAAATAAAGATAAATGTGTATATAATGTGAATTCAATCATTGGTTTAAAATCTTTTGAATAAGAGACATTAAAACTAGGCTTAATATTTATGTCTTTATAAAAATAGTATATAAATTGAAATATATTTATTAATGAAACAAATAACAAACAATATAGAAGTATTTTTGTATCAATTTCAAACAAATTTGATTTATGAATAAAAAACAGTAAACCAAAAGATAAAAAATTCAATATACTATTGTAGAACAATATTTTATTTAATTTATTGAATTTTTTCATTCCTTGAAAAAATCCTGTTGCTATCCCTCCAATAATTGATAAAATTGAAAACAAATAAAGCCAAACTAAATACAATACTCCGCTATATTTTTCTGGGAATAATAGTTCTTTGTAATTTGAATAGTTAAGAAACAACAACAATAGAAAAATCAAGATACTACAAGCTATAATTATATATAGAGAGATCGCTAAAATTTTATTTTTTGCAATGGTACCTGAAGGTAAAAAGTACGTTAATGCGCTTCCAAAACTCAACGAAAAAAAAACAGCAATCAATTGAGCATTTGCCTGATACAAAGCAAAAACGCCTTTCCCTTCTGGACCAATCATTCGAGCAATAAAAACACCTGATATAATTCCAAATAATTGAATTGGGATTTGAGTTAAAAATGTATATAATATGCTACTGCTAAGCTTCACTTTTTTTGAAACAAAAATACATTAAATATTTATTCGATTTTTATAATAGGGTTGGTTTAATTAGCATTTATATTGCTTTTAAGAATTTTGTAATGGGTTTAACTTTGATTCAACCAAATTGATTATCTTTGTATTATGAAACTACGGGCAATTATAGTAACTCTAGTTATTTTATCTCTTAGCTTTGCTGCATATAGTCAATTTAATTATTCAAGATTAAAGCTTTGGCTTACTTCAGACACCATTGATACAGTTAATAATAAAATTACTCATTGGTTTGACAGAAGTGGCTATCATTACGATTTAAGCCAAACTATACCCAACTGGCAACCTACATTTTCTTTTAGCCCTATTCTAAATCATAATACACTATGTTTTGATGGAAACGACCTCCTTAATTCACCTAACCTCAACCTTTTAAATTGTGAAATTTTTATGATAGCTAAAGGATATGAAGTTAATAATCAATATTTCGGATTTGGAAGTGGATATTATGTTAATTTTCTTAATGATCGATCTATTATTTACCTTGAAGGAGGAAATTATAGATATTTTACACCACAACAAAATACCAACGTTTTTCAAATTCATAATTTTGGATGGAGTAATGGAGATGCATCTACTGCATTCTTAAATATCAACAACATACCTTTAAATTACGGGAGTACCATTGCTAATACAGGCTTTATACTTAATGACTTAAAAGTTGGAGCCAATGCATTAAAAGGAGAAATTGCTGAAATTATTGTTTTCGATACTATTTTAAACCCAACCCTACGCGATAGTGTCGTTTTGTATCTTCAAAATAAATACGCACCACCTGTGCGTTTACCTAACGATACGATACTTAATACTTTCTGTACTATTACCATAAAGCCACAAGGTTATTTTACTGCTTACCTTTGGAACACCGGTGAAACAACTGATAGCATTACCGTTCAATCTACAGGATATTATAAAGTTACAGCCACCGACATTTTTGGACGACAAAGCACCGATAGTATTTGGGTGCAATTCCCAGAGGCACAGTTTGCTAGCACCTATCAGCTATGTTTTGGCGATTCGATGCTTATTACATCTGCGTTAGGCAATAGCATGAATTATAACTGGAGCAACGGAGGAAATCAAAGTTATACCTATGTAAAACAAGAAGGTTGGTATTATGTAACCATTACTGACGCACAATATTGTTATTACATCGATTCTTTCTTTGTCGATATTGACAGTTTGGCCATGCATCCGCTCTTTGTAAGCGATACCACTCACTTATGCGAGGGCAATTTACTTAACTTTAATCCCTATAGCTTTCCTATTGCACATTACCTGTGGCAACCAACCGGTGATACGCTACCACAGACTACCGTTACACAAAGCGGCTATTATACGCTAAGCGTTACAGATGTTGTTGGATGCCAAAACAAAGATTCTATTTTTGTTGATATTATTGGAAGCATTCCAATGATTGATTTCACATTTGACACCATTTGTTTAGGAACCATAACGACTTTCACTAATTTATCTTCATTAAATTACGATTCTTTATTATGGGAATTTGGAGATGGCAGCATTTCAAAAGATTTTAATACAACTCATTTATTTTTAGCATCTGGCAATTATTGGGTTAAGCTAACATTATATAACGGAGCTTGTAGTAATTACGTTACGAAAACAATAATAGTTAAAGAAAAACCTATTGCTAATTTTAATTATTCATTGTCATGTACAGGGTTACCTACCAACTTTTATAACTTATCATACAGCAATGATAGTATTATAGAAACACTTTGGAACTTTGATGGAATTCATACAAGTACCTCAAATAATCCTTCTTTTATCTTTACAAACAATGGGAATTATTCGGTTTCATTAAATATTACCTCTGCAAATGGATGCAAAGATTCGATTATTAAAACTATTAATATATCTGATTCCGCAGTTTTGCCAATTATTAGTTTATATTACCCGGAAAATAATATTACTATTGCCAATAATCAAGTTAATTTTGTTTGGACTGCAAGTAATGCCATAAAATATATCTTTGAATTATCTCTTGATTCATTTGTAACTATTATAACTTCCGATACAACTGTATATAATTATGTCCATTTATTTCTAGAAAATAAAACATATTTTTGGAGAATAAAGGCATTTAATTATTGCAATCAAGAAAGCATTTCTGAAATATATAAATTTAGCGTTTTTACTCCTCAGACTTTAAATGGTTTAAAACTTTGGCTTACTTCAGACACCATTGATACAGTTAATAATAAAATTACTCATTGGTTTGACAGAAGTGGCTATCATTACGATTTAAGCCAAACTATACCCAACTGGCAACCTACATTTTCTTTTAGCCCTATTCTAAATCATAATACACTATGTTTTGATGGAAACGACCTCCTTAATTCACCTAACCTCAACCTTTTAAATTGTGAAATTTTTATGATAGCTAAAGGATATGAAGTTAATAATCAATATTTCGGATTTGGAAGTGGATATTATGTTAATTTTCTTAATGATCGATCTATTATTTACCTTGAAGGAGGAAATTATAGATATTTTACACCACAACAAAATACCAACGTTTTTCAAATTCATAATTTTGGATGGAGTAATGGAGATGCATCTACTGCATTCTTAAATATCAACAACATACCTTTAAATTACGGGAGTACCATTGCTAATACAGGCTTTATACTTAATGACTTAAAAGTTGGAGCCAATGCATTAAAAGGAGAAATTGCTGAAATTATTGTTTTCGATACTATTTTAAACCCAACCCTACGCGATAGTGTCGTTTTGTATCTTCAAAATAAATACGCACCACCTGTGCGTTTACCTAACGATACGATACTTAATACTTTCTGTACTATTACCATAAAGCCACAAGGTTATTTTACTGCTTACCTTTGGAACACCGGTGAAACAACTGATAGCATTACCGTTCAATCTACAGGATATTATAAAGTTACAGCCACCGACATTTTTGGACGACAAAGCACCGATAGTATTTGGGTGCAATTCCCAGAGGCACAGTTTGCTAGCACCTATCAGCTATGTTTTGGCGATTCGATGCTTATTACATCTGCGTTAGGCAATAGCATGAATTATAACTGGAGCAACGGAGGAAATCAAAGTTATACCTATGTAAAACAAGAAGGTTGGTATTATGTAACCATTACTGACGCACAATATTGTTATTATATCGATTCTTTCTTTGTCGATATTGACAGTTTAGCCATGCATCCGCTCTTTGTAAGCGATACCACGCACTTATGCGAAGGTAATTCGCTTAGCTTTAATTCTTATAATTTCCCTATTGCACATTACCTGTGGCAACCAACCGGTGATACGCTACCACAGACTACCGTTACACAAAGCGGTTATTATACGCTAAGCGTTACAGATGTTGTTGGATGCCAAAACAAAGATTCTATTTTTGTAGAGATTACAGGCAAGGCACCTATTGCCAATTTTTCGGCTACCCATACATGCAAAGGCGACAGTACACTTTTTACAGATTTATCTATTCCACTCGACAGTTCACCCATCAATACCTGGCAATGGATTATTAACAACGACACCCTCAACGAACAAAATCCATCGTATTTGTTTTCGCAATATGGTACTTATGCCATTAAACTAAATGTAGGCACCGAAGCAGGTTGTTTTCAAACGAACGAACAAAACATTACTGTTCACCCACTACCCATTTGCGATTTTGACGCTATTCGATTATGCAACAACCACGCTACTTATTTCTCTTCTCATTCTCATATTCCAGTAGGCTCTATTGCTGGCTTAACCTGGAAATGGGGAGATGGAACGTTCAGCTTCGATAGCGACACTACTCATATCTACGCATTACCCAACAACTACACAGTAACACTTATTGCCGAAAGCGATGAGGGTTGTATCGATAGTATTGCACAAAATATCGAAATTAAACCAAGCCCCGTAGCCGGTTTTGATGTTTCGCCTTCGTGCAATGAGAACCCTACTTTTTTTGCCGATACCAGTCAAACCTATTACTATAACCCTATTATGCACTGGGAGTGGTGGTTTGGCGATGGTGCTACTTCTTTTACTCAACACCCCCAACATGTATATCAGCAAAGCGGAAATTATATAATTACATTAGCCATACAATCGCTCAATGGATGCAGCGATACTGTTCAAAAAAACATTTTAGTTTCCACAAAACCACAGGCAAATTTTATTGCAGATACCGCATGTGTTCATCAACCTTTAATTTTAGAAGATGCTTCATCAATAATAAATGGTACTATTGACGAATGGAATTGGTATGTTCATAATAATTTTGTTTCTTCATTGCAAAATGCAACTTTAACACTCACATCTTCGGGTAGCTTGCCTATAACACTAATTGTTACCTCCAATACTCGATGCACCGATACCATCACAAAAAACATTACCGTTTATCCCAAACCCAGCGTAAATTTCGACCTTCAACCGACTTATGGAGCTGTTCCATTAACGGTATATTTCAATAACCTATCTGAATTTGGACAATCATATTGGAATTTCGGCGATGGTAGTACATCAACCATTACTCAGCCAACACATAATTTTACCGATACAGGCAAATACACCATTTGGCTTACCTTAACCAACATTCACGGATGCAAAGATTCTATTTCTAAAACAGTATTAGTTGTGCCAAATTGGCTCGATTTAGCTATTGAAAAAATATTTTATATTAAAGACAATCTATTTTTAACGGTTCAGGTTTTAGTCGCCAATGTGGGTACACTTCCTATCGAAAATCCCTATGTAACTCTTATGGTCGATGGCAATCGTTTAGTTTCTGAATTAATTACCGACACTCTTTTTTCGGGCGATAAAATTATGTACACCTTTACAAGTAAAATACCTATAGCCGATGCAACTCCTTCATATATATGCGTTCAAGGACAAGTATGGCAAACACAAAATGAAGTCAACAATCAAAATAATGAGCAATGCATTGCCTTAAGCGAAGAAGAACAATTACTTAATTTTTACCCCAATCCTGCTCAAAACAATATTCATATTCTATTGCAATTAGATGAGGATCAAACTATTTATATTCAGTTAACAGATATTACAGGCAAAAAACTGCTATATCAACCATTAACACTGGAAAAAAGCTTTCATCAACTAAATATTTCTTTGGAAAACCTCTCACAAGGAATTTATATTATACAAATACGAACGAAAAAAAATACCTTTGTGCATAAATTTATGAAAGAATAGTATGGATTTGATTTTTGCTTCGAATAATAAACACAAAGCCGAAGAAATAAGACTCTTACTACCCACCCATATTCGTTTACTAACGCTGTCGGAGGTAGGCTTTTTTAAAGAAATAGAAGAAACAGGGCTAACTTTAGAAGAAAATGCACGCATAAAGGCAAGAACTGTTTTTAACGAAATTAAACAACCCGTTTTTGCCGATGATACAGGACTCGAAGTAGAAGCATTGGGTGGTAAGCCAGGCGTTTATTCGGCACGTTACGCGGGTGAAGATGGCAACTCAGATGCTAATATGAAAAAACTCCTTCGTGAAATGAAGGATATTCAAAATCGTAATGCTCAATTTCGCTGTTGTATTGTTTTAATTGTAAACGAAAAAGAATATTTATTTAATGGTATCGTAAGAGGGACAATAGCTCATTCGCCTCGAGGAAACAATGGTTTTGGCTACGATCCTATTTTTGTCCCCGAAGGCGATATACATACCTTTGCAGAAATTCCTCTTTGTGTAAAAAATACATTGAGCCATCGCACATTAGCTATAAAGCAAATGATCGAATTTATAAATCAAACCATGCATGCTTAAGCCTATAACATATCAACACGCCAGAGGGGAATGCAAAATTATTTTCAATCCCTTTTCGTTGTTTGTACATCAACTACCACAAAATTCGGTTTTTATTGTCGATAAAAACGTTTATCAATTATACCTTAACATTTTCAATAAAATAAAAAAACCTATTTATATTTATCAAGCCAGCGAAAAAAGAAAAACGCTGAAATCATTAGAATATATTTTTAATTTTTTTTATGATAATGCCGTTGATAGAGGATTTACCATAGCCGTTGTAGGAGGTGGTATAACGTGCGATATTGGTGCTATGGCTGCGTCTTTATGGAAACGAGGTTGCAAACTCGTACTGGTGCCAACAACGCTTTTAGCAATGATAGACGCAGCAATCGGCGGAAAAACAGCGATCAATTTTCATTCAATAAAAAACAGCGTTGGTACTTTTTATCATGCCGATAAAATTTGGATCGATACTAAGTTTTTAAACACACTTCCCATAGAAATCTATACAGAAGGTATTCCAGAAATCATCAAACATGCCCTATCGCTTAATAAAAATTTACTCGAGCAACTTATAAAAATCAATGCTGATTCTTTTGGGTATCTAAAAAATATAAGTGATGACATCATTTACGAAAACATTATAACCAAACTAAGCATCGTAACTTCCGACCCTGAAGAAAAAAACATAAGAAAAATATTAAACGTGGGGCATACGGTTGGACATGCATTTGAACTCTCGTATGGACTACCTCACGGAATAGCTGTGGCTAATGGCATTCTTGTAGAACTTGAAACATTCAATTTACTGGGCTACATTGACGATCCCTCAGTATTAACTATATCAAAAACACTTTTAAAACCATTTATATCTAATAAAATAAAAAAAGAAATTGAACCTTTATTGCCATTTTTGTTACAAGATAAAAAACGAAATATGGACGAAATTTCTATTCCGATTGTAAAATCAATTGGAAATACCATTATCCAAAATATTCAAATAACCGACTTTACAAAAGCCTTGCAAGAAGTACTTTTAAATGAACGTTAAAATCAACATACCTTATTTGAATGGGCAATGGACAGCTCCATCATCTAAAAGTGAACTTATACGATTTATTGCCATTGCCATGCAGTGCGAAGAAACAAGCACACTAAATAACGTAACCTGGTGCAACGATAGCTATGCTATGCTCAACACAGCCGAAGCGTGGGGAGCTGATATCGAACTATCCGAAAATAGGTTACAAATTAAAGGCTGCATAGAACCACAATCGCACGAATTCAATACAGGTGAATCGGCTCTTTGCCTACGTTTGATGATACCTATTTTGGCATGCCACAAAGGCACATACAAATTGCAAGCAGAAGGTACTTTGCTTAATCGCCCTGTCGGCGAAATTGAAAACATTATCAAGCAACTGGGTGCTCATATCCAAACAAATCAGAATTTCCCACCTATAACCATTACCGGCAGTATTCAAGCTGGTAGCCTTACTATCGAGAATCCAATCACATCGCAAAATTTAAGCGGTTTGCTTATGGCATTGCCTTTATTAAAAGACAATAGTCGAATAGCTGTAAATAAACTCATTAGTCAACCTTATATTAAACTAACGCTTTCGTGTTTACAACAAGCAGGAATTAACATTACGGTCAATTCAATGTTTAACGAGTTTATTATTCAAGGCAACCAAGCTTTTAAACCTATATCAACTTCAATAGAAGGCGATTGGAGTGCTGCATCGCTTTTTTTAGTTGCAGCCGCTATAAATGGTCAACTGCGATTAAAAAATCTTAATCCACAAAGTTTACAAGCCGATAAAGCAATATTAAATTTTATTTCAACTAAATACGACCATCAATACCATTGTAGAAAACAAGCCATTCAAGCTTTTGAAGCCGATATTACCCATTGCCCCGATTTATTTCCTGCCCTTATGGTTTTGGCTCTAAATGCAAACAATAGTTGCAAAATCACTGGCATTAACCGTTTATTATACAAAGAAAGCAATAGAATTGACAAGTTTATTGAAGAATTCTCAAAATTTGGTGGTAAATATAGCATTCAAGGCGATATACTCCATATACGACCACCCGAAAAAATAGACTCAGCAACCATTAACGCTCACAACGACCACCGCATAGCAATGGCTGCTGCTATGGCTACCATCGGAAGCGATGCTGATGCTACTATTGTTGGGGCTGAGTGTGTTAATAAATCTTATCCTTCTTTTTGGGAAGACCTTCAATGTTTAGGTGCCAACCTTTCAATAAACAATTAAATGAAGCCTTACATTATACAACGAAAAAATCATATAGCATGGATTGAATTTCCCATTCTATCTCAATTTTCCGAGTTGGTGCATTTTTCTACCCTACGAATGGGAGGGTTTAGCAATCACCCACAAGCATCGCTCAACATGGGTTTTGTACGAACCGACTTCACAACCAAAGTAATCGAAAACCGAAAATTAGTAGCCGAATCCTTGGGTATACCTATTGAAAATATGATATTTTCGCGTCAAACTCATAGCGACCACATTGCCATAGTTTCTGCTGTTGATAAAGGCAAAGGCGTTTTTTATAAACCTACTGCTATACAAGATAATGATGGGTATGTAGTCTCCGAACCCCTTATTTGCCCAGTTGTAATGACTGCCGATTGCGTGCCTGTATTTCTCTACGACCCTCAAAACAAAATAGCATCGGTCGTACATTCGGGCTGGCGAGGAACCGTTCAACACATTGCATCCAAAGCGGTTGATATAATGGTAGCTAAAGGATCACATGTAAATAATATTGTAGCCGCCATAGGTCCATCGGCTGGAAGTTGTTGTTACCAAGTTGGCGAAGAAGTACTCGAAAAATTTGTTAGTGCATATGGAACTGAAGCCTATCGTTTCTTTTCATCACCCAAACCGCCCTTTACGGTAAATTTATGGGATGCTATACGCACTTCGCTCATACGAAGCGGTCTAACACCTAAACATATTGCCCAAACCGATTTATGCACTATTTGTAATCCACATATGTTTTTTTCTGCACGCAACAATAAAGGAATGACCGGCAGAATGGCTTCGGGCATAATGATTAAACCTTAAACATAAAACTCTACTAAAAAATTTAATTGAGCGACAATAACTATATTTTTCTAATTCTACCTTTATCGGAGCATTGCTTTATTAGTATTGAAATAGATGATTGCAGCAAAGGATGCTCCCATTCGGGGCTAATCTCTTGCAATGGCAATAAAACAAATAAACGTTCGTGCAAATGTGGATGAGGTAATGTTAATATAGATGAAGTTAACAAACATTTATCACAAAAGAGAATATCTAAATCAATTATTCGATCAACATAAAACGTTTCATTAACATTACTACGTCGTCGACCCATTTTTTTTTCAATATCTAACAAAAAAGCTAAAAGTTGTTCAGCCTCAAAATAACTTTCGTATAAAATAACTGCATTGTAAAACCAATTTTCGCTTTTATACCCCCAAGGCTCTGACTCATAAATTGAAGATTGCTTTAATACCTTACCTCCCAGATCTTTTATAGCTTCAATTGCCTGATTTATATTACTAATACGATTCCCAATATTACTACCTAAACTAATCCCGTATAACATTCTTAAATTGTTAATAAAAAGCTTCTAAAGTTATGAACAATTCTAATCAAATACGCATACTAATTCTTAATTTTACGAAAAATATTTTTTTTATGAGTTTTGTTCATTTACATGTTCATACACAGTATTCTATCCTTGATGGTGCTTCTAATATCAAAAAATTAATAAAACGAGCTGTCGATTTGGGCATGCCTGCTTTAGCTATTACTGATCATGGAAATCTTTTTGGTATTAAAGAATTTTTAAATGAATGCAAAAAACATAACGATGCCGAAAAGAAAAAACAAAAAGAAGCCCTTGAAAAAGGTGAGACTTACGAACCTCGTTTTTTAAAACCAATTGTAGGTTGCGAAATGTATTTAGCACGTCGCTCTCGGTTCGATAAAGATAAAAACTCCGACGACCGAAGCGGAAATCATTTAATCGTATTAGCAAAAAATATAACCGGATATCATAATCTATTAAAACTTGTCTCACTATCGTATATAGAAGGTTTTTATAGCAAGCCTCGCATCGATAAAGAAATACTCTTTAAATACAAAGACGGTCTTATTATATCTACCGCTTGTATTGCTGGCGAAATTCCTTCTGCCATTAGAAAAAATGATATAGAACTGGCACACAAACTAATATTAGAATACAAAGAACAATTTGGCAACGATTTTTATCTCGAATTGCAAATGCATAAAACCAACGACCCCACAGCCGATAATGAAGTTTTTAAAGAACAAGAAAAAGTCAATAAAGTACTTATAGAGCTTTCGAAACAAACAGGAGTAAAACTAATTTGCACCAACGACGTTCATTTTATCAATCAAGAAGATGCAGAGGCTCACGATAGGTTAATATGTATCAACACCAATGTTCCGGTTAACGATCCCTATCGCTTACGCTACACCAAGCAAGAATGGCTCAAATCGCCCGAAGAAATGAAAGCTCTTTTTTCGCATATACCTGAAGCGATAGAAAACACCCTTGAAATAGCTCATAAAGTAGAAGAATACGATATTAACAATTCACCAATAATGCCTATTTTTCCTATACCAAAAGACTTTGCCGATGAAGAAACATACAAACAAAAATATACCGAA
This window encodes:
- a CDS encoding FkbM family methyltransferase yields the protein MQLIKQLLRINYIRNHFLRFGWNGLIFYVKQLFISRKKEIKFKHKEYKYPLYLRAESSDIQTFYQVLFNQEYNIKLEFKPNVIIDLGANIGLSSVFFANKFPESKIIALEPEKNNYDMLLKNTKNYQNIVIYHNAIWHKHADLSIKDNNLGEWGYSVMESTHENQDNVKTLTMIDLINIHQITQIDILKIDIEGSEIELFQSNFEQWLPITKVIIIELHDWLRKGCSKQFFSTLVNYDFVLSHKGENIICYLNS
- a CDS encoding oligosaccharide flippase family protein — encoded protein: MKLSSSILYTFLTQIPIQLFGIISGVFIARMIGPEGKGVFALYQANAQLIAVFFSLSFGSALTYFLPSGTIAKNKILAISLYIIIACSILIFLLLLFLNYSNYKELLFPEKYSGVLYLVWLYLFSILSIIGGIATGFFQGMKKFNKLNKILFYNSILNFLSFGLLFFIHKSNLFEIDTKILLYCLLFVSLINIFQFIYYFYKDINIKPSFNVSYSKDFKPMIEFTLYTHLSLFIGFFNARLSLWFLNYYLDEVAIGLFSLATNLIVIFNMISAPIGNVLMPFLSGENIREKEKMFYKYSKINFTSLILLAVFSFLIANWIIPLIYGADFRSAAFLFQILLPGIIFSNVSRLYAVYIASCNKQIYNLYATILSFVVNIVFNFILIKYFGLVGASLASTFTYFASFLTMAYFVHIKLKMPFGNYYLMNYHDIKTVSSYFKSFIKTKS